In Comamonadaceae bacterium OTU4NAUVB1, one DNA window encodes the following:
- a CDS encoding efflux RND transporter periplasmic adaptor subunit, producing the protein MVQPRSTASGRPSRKQLIVIACLIALGVVAGAFILRSGAASKSGEGAEGHAEHSETAKAEGKDDGHGHGEEGAGHAEETPKGPNGGQRFTEGEFGLELLLVEEGGVPRYKAWVYNKDKPAPLEGNEVTLSLVRPNGDTQEIKLTPKNGVLTNEQAVPEPHVFEATVAVQTPTEPYLFTFAEMEGKVEMTEAQIQAASITLETSRPASIRSALQFPGEIKFNEDRTAHIVPRVGGVVDSVSANLGQKVKRGQVLAVVSSAMVSELRSELRGSQQRQALARTTYEREKTLWEQKISPEQDVLQAQQTLREVEISVANATQKLLTLGASTGSSSLGRLELRAPFDGIVIEKHVALGEAVREDTTVFTISDLSNVWAELNVPARDLSQVRVGERVVVRAGASDATANGTVSYVGSLLGEQTRTARARVVLPNPQDAWRPGLFVTVEVVANEVNAPVTVAASAIQTLAEKPVVFLKVEGGFVPQAVQLGRSDGKRIEVVSGLKPGANYAAAGSFVVKAQQGKGSATHTH; encoded by the coding sequence ATGGTTCAACCACGGTCCACGGCCTCCGGCCGACCCAGCCGCAAGCAACTCATCGTCATTGCTTGCCTCATTGCGCTCGGCGTCGTCGCTGGCGCCTTCATCCTGCGCAGCGGCGCGGCGTCCAAATCGGGCGAAGGCGCCGAAGGCCATGCCGAGCACAGCGAAACCGCCAAGGCCGAAGGCAAGGACGACGGCCACGGTCACGGCGAAGAAGGCGCTGGCCACGCGGAAGAAACGCCCAAGGGTCCCAACGGCGGCCAGCGCTTCACCGAAGGCGAATTCGGCCTGGAACTGCTGCTGGTCGAGGAAGGCGGCGTTCCGCGCTACAAGGCCTGGGTCTACAACAAGGACAAGCCCGCGCCCTTGGAAGGCAACGAGGTCACGCTCTCGCTCGTGCGCCCGAACGGCGACACGCAAGAGATCAAGCTCACGCCCAAAAATGGGGTCCTGACCAACGAGCAGGCCGTGCCCGAACCACACGTCTTCGAAGCGACCGTGGCCGTGCAGACCCCCACCGAGCCCTACCTGTTCACCTTCGCCGAGATGGAAGGCAAGGTCGAGATGACCGAGGCCCAGATCCAGGCCGCGAGCATCACGCTGGAGACGAGCCGTCCGGCAAGCATCCGCAGCGCCTTGCAGTTTCCCGGCGAGATCAAGTTCAACGAGGACCGCACGGCCCATATCGTGCCGCGCGTGGGTGGCGTGGTGGACAGCGTGAGCGCCAACCTGGGCCAGAAGGTCAAGCGCGGCCAGGTGCTGGCAGTGGTCTCCAGCGCCATGGTCTCGGAACTGCGCTCGGAACTCCGCGGGTCGCAGCAGCGCCAGGCCCTGGCGCGGACCACCTACGAGCGCGAGAAGACACTCTGGGAGCAGAAGATCTCTCCGGAGCAGGACGTGCTGCAGGCACAACAGACCTTGCGTGAAGTCGAGATCTCGGTGGCCAACGCCACGCAGAAGCTCCTGACCCTGGGCGCGTCCACCGGCAGCAGCTCGTTGGGCCGGCTGGAACTGCGCGCACCCTTCGACGGCATCGTCATCGAGAAGCACGTCGCCCTGGGCGAGGCCGTGCGGGAAGACACGACCGTGTTCACCATCTCCGACCTGTCCAACGTTTGGGCCGAGCTCAACGTGCCGGCACGCGACCTGTCGCAGGTGCGCGTGGGCGAGCGGGTGGTGGTACGCGCAGGGGCATCAGACGCGACCGCCAACGGCACCGTGTCCTATGTCGGCTCGCTGCTGGGCGAGCAGACGCGCACGGCGCGTGCGCGGGTGGTCTTGCCCAATCCGCAGGACGCCTGGCGCCCGGGCCTGTTCGTCACGGTCGAGGTGGTGGCCAACGAGGTGAATGCGCCCGTGACGGTGGCTGCATCGGCCATCCAGACGCTCGCTGAAAAACCCGTCGTTTTCCTGAAGGTCGAAGGTGGCTTCGTGCCGCAGGCCGTGCAGCTTGGGCGCAGCGACGGCAAGCGCATCGAGGTCGTGAGCGGCTTGAAGCCGGGCGCGAACTACGCCGCCGCTGGCAGCTTCGTCGTCAAGGCACAGCAGGGCAAGGGCTCTGCGACGCACACTCACTGA
- a CDS encoding cobalt-zinc-cadmium resistance protein: MTRWLLIVLMVLLPAQFSWAAAAPYCAHESNPISFHVGHHAHVHQDASAEAQHTASAPEKEASKSPVASDHSDCHYCHGVAGQLASPAALELELPARHVFLAVAIARLEGSRASSIERPKWARAA, from the coding sequence ATGACCCGCTGGTTGCTCATCGTCCTGATGGTTCTGCTGCCGGCCCAGTTCAGCTGGGCGGCGGCCGCGCCGTACTGTGCGCACGAAAGCAATCCCATTTCGTTCCATGTCGGGCATCACGCCCACGTGCATCAGGACGCGTCGGCCGAGGCGCAGCACACGGCGTCGGCGCCGGAAAAAGAGGCGTCCAAGAGCCCTGTAGCCTCTGACCACAGCGACTGCCACTACTGCCATGGGGTGGCCGGTCAACTCGCTTCTCCTGCGGCGCTTGAGCTCGAGCTGCCAGCGCGCCATGTCTTTCTCGCGGTCGCCATCGCACGCCTCGAAGGCAGCCGGGCCTCCAGCATCGAACGCCCTAAATGGGCACGCGCCGCCTGA
- a CDS encoding heavy metal response regulator transcription factor, protein MRILVIEDEPKLGDYLHKGLSESGFTVDLARTGTEGRAMALDGAYDALVLDVMLPGIDGFAVLEAVRRTKTMPVLMLTARDEVADRVRGLQSGADDYLSKPFAFSELLARLQALLRRGQLREVTHYALGDLTLDLTTRRATRAGQRLDLTAKEFALLMLLLRRQGQILSRTLLAEQVWEMSFSTETNVVEVAIRRLRAKIDDPFADKLLHTVRGMGYVLERRPDAEP, encoded by the coding sequence ATGAGAATCCTGGTCATCGAAGACGAGCCCAAGCTCGGCGACTACCTGCACAAGGGCCTGAGCGAGAGCGGCTTTACCGTTGACCTCGCGCGCACCGGCACCGAAGGCCGGGCCATGGCGCTCGACGGCGCCTACGACGCCCTGGTGCTGGACGTGATGCTGCCGGGCATCGACGGCTTTGCGGTCCTGGAAGCCGTGCGTAGAACCAAGACGATGCCGGTCCTGATGCTGACCGCGCGCGACGAAGTGGCCGACCGGGTGCGCGGCCTGCAGAGCGGCGCCGACGACTACCTCTCCAAACCCTTCGCGTTCTCCGAACTGCTTGCGCGCCTGCAGGCCCTGCTGCGTCGCGGCCAGCTGCGCGAGGTCACGCACTACGCGCTGGGCGACCTGACGCTGGACTTGACCACGCGCCGGGCCACGCGTGCCGGCCAGCGCCTGGACCTGACGGCCAAGGAGTTCGCGCTCCTGATGCTGCTGCTGCGCCGTCAGGGACAGATCCTCTCGCGCACGCTGCTGGCCGAGCAGGTGTGGGAGATGAGTTTCAGCACCGAGACCAACGTGGTCGAGGTCGCCATCCGGCGCCTGCGCGCCAAGATCGATGACCCGTTCGCGGACAAGCTGCTCCACACGGTGCGCGGCATGGGCTACGTGCTGGAGCGTCGGCCCGACGCCGAGCCGTGA
- a CDS encoding cation diffusion facilitator family transporter, whose amino-acid sequence MSSGHQHSHAIQPTDAGHARALWFALGLTTTFLIAEVIGGLVTGSLALISDAAHMFTDSAALAISLVAIRISQRAADGKRTFGYHRFEILAAAFNALLLFGVAGYILYEAYRRWTQPAEVQSGWMLAIATLGLVVNLISMRLLSSGKDASLNVKGAYLEVWSDMLGSVGVIAAAAVIWFTGWVWVDSIIAVLIGLWVLPRTWVLLRDSLNILLEGVPADVDLEKIRLALTALPGVESQHDLHVWALTSGKSSLTVHLVSTSADPIALTIAARDLLEEQFGLHHTTVQVERVPCEMASGDHRFTHAAA is encoded by the coding sequence ATGTCCTCAGGTCACCAGCATTCCCACGCGATCCAGCCGACCGATGCGGGTCATGCGCGCGCGCTGTGGTTCGCCCTCGGCCTGACCACGACCTTTCTCATTGCCGAGGTGATCGGTGGCTTGGTGACGGGGAGCCTGGCCCTGATCTCGGACGCGGCGCACATGTTCACGGACTCGGCCGCGCTGGCCATCTCGCTGGTGGCCATTCGCATCAGTCAGCGCGCGGCCGACGGCAAGCGCACGTTCGGCTACCACCGCTTCGAGATTCTGGCAGCGGCGTTCAACGCCTTGCTGCTCTTCGGCGTGGCCGGGTACATCCTCTACGAGGCCTATCGCCGCTGGACCCAGCCGGCCGAAGTGCAGTCGGGTTGGATGCTGGCCATTGCCACCCTGGGTCTGGTCGTCAACCTCATCAGCATGCGCCTGCTGTCCTCGGGCAAGGACGCCAGCCTGAACGTCAAGGGCGCCTACCTGGAGGTCTGGAGCGACATGCTGGGCTCGGTGGGGGTCATCGCTGCGGCGGCGGTCATCTGGTTCACCGGCTGGGTCTGGGTCGATTCGATCATTGCCGTGCTCATCGGGCTGTGGGTGCTGCCACGCACCTGGGTGCTGCTGCGCGACAGCTTGAACATCCTGCTCGAAGGCGTTCCCGCCGATGTGGACCTGGAGAAGATCCGCTTGGCCCTGACGGCCTTGCCGGGGGTTGAGTCGCAGCACGATCTGCATGTGTGGGCCCTGACCAGCGGCAAATCCAGCCTGACCGTGCACCTGGTAAGCACGTCGGCCGACCCGATTGCCCTGACGATCGCGGCGAGAGACCTGCTTGAGGAACAATTCGGGCTGCACCACACCACGGTGCAGGTCGAACGCGTGCCGTGCGAAATGGCTTCGGGCGATCACCGCTTCACCCACGCCGCTGCCTGA
- a CDS encoding heavy metal sensor histidine kinase, whose amino-acid sequence MTSTPTSIQASLSRWFALQTFVGLSAICVVIYALTAWSFQLKQQDEFERHVELVVHLLNEPRSDSQQLAFQHKLDDFFRSHNDIGIVLYAGGQTVYESKPAESSTRWRWTSTDLRDKAPQLGTDPKLWLGVDVREDEKLLHRLGLTLLGMAVLGSMLVSLTGVLLVRRGLRPLQQLATQLATTGPEFADRRIDPGTYALELVPWINQFNAVLGRAEQAYQQLEAFNADVAHELRTPLANMIAEVEVELARPRTPEALQDALISNLEETRRLSAIVTDMLFLSKADRGATARRSEPVSLAAQALAVVEFHEAELEQTALQVQVHGDAMVRIDVSLVRRALSNLLSNAVRYATPATTIEIRIEAVADSVWLRVINPGLEIPVDALPHLFKRFFRAERSRSRSSAHHGLGLAIVAAIARMHGGATLARSANGRTEISFSVRHASAQELEPRPS is encoded by the coding sequence GTGACGTCCACGCCGACCTCGATCCAGGCCTCGCTCTCGCGCTGGTTCGCCCTCCAGACGTTCGTTGGCCTGAGCGCCATCTGCGTGGTCATCTACGCCCTCACGGCCTGGAGCTTCCAGCTCAAGCAGCAAGACGAGTTCGAGCGCCATGTCGAGCTGGTCGTGCACCTGCTGAACGAGCCGCGCAGCGATTCGCAGCAGCTTGCGTTCCAGCACAAGCTGGATGACTTTTTTCGCTCCCACAACGACATCGGCATCGTGCTGTATGCCGGTGGCCAGACGGTCTACGAGTCCAAGCCAGCGGAGTCTTCGACCCGATGGCGATGGACGTCAACCGATCTGAGGGACAAGGCACCGCAGCTGGGCACCGACCCCAAGCTGTGGCTGGGCGTCGATGTGCGCGAGGACGAAAAACTCCTGCATCGCCTGGGCCTGACGCTCCTGGGCATGGCCGTATTGGGTTCCATGCTGGTGTCCCTCACCGGCGTGCTGCTGGTTCGCCGTGGCCTGAGGCCGCTGCAGCAACTGGCCACGCAACTTGCCACCACGGGCCCGGAGTTTGCCGACCGTCGCATCGATCCAGGCACGTACGCCCTGGAGCTTGTGCCCTGGATCAACCAGTTCAATGCCGTGCTGGGACGCGCGGAGCAGGCCTATCAGCAACTCGAAGCCTTCAACGCCGACGTGGCGCACGAGCTGCGCACGCCGCTGGCCAACATGATTGCCGAAGTCGAGGTCGAGCTGGCCCGGCCAAGGACCCCGGAGGCCCTGCAGGACGCACTGATCTCCAACCTGGAGGAAACGCGGCGCCTGTCGGCCATCGTCACCGACATGCTCTTCCTGTCGAAGGCCGACCGTGGCGCGACCGCCCGGCGCTCCGAACCGGTGAGCCTGGCAGCGCAAGCCCTGGCGGTGGTCGAGTTCCATGAAGCGGAGCTGGAACAGACGGCCTTGCAAGTGCAGGTGCACGGCGATGCCATGGTCCGCATCGACGTCTCACTGGTCCGCCGTGCCCTGTCCAACCTGCTGAGCAATGCGGTTCGCTATGCGACGCCTGCCACGACCATCGAGATCCGCATCGAGGCCGTGGCAGACAGCGTCTGGCTGCGGGTCATCAACCCCGGGCTGGAGATTCCCGTGGACGCCTTGCCACACCTCTTCAAGCGGTTCTTCCGCGCCGAGCGTTCCCGCTCGCGGTCATCGGCCCACCACGGCCTGGGTCTGGCCATCGTCGCGGCCATCGCACGCATGCACGGCGGAGCGACCTTGGCACGCTCGGCCAACGGGCGCACCGAGATTTCGTTCTCGGTGCGGCATGCGTCGGCGCAGGAATTGGAACCCAGGCCGTCCTGA
- a CDS encoding CusA/CzcA family heavy metal efflux RND transporter — protein MFERIIRFAIDQRWLVMLAVFAMAALGVYNYQKLPIDAVPDITNVQVQINTGAPGYSPLETEQRVTFPIETVMSGLPGLLQTRSLSRYGLSQVTVVFKDGTDVYFARQLVNERLQSAKAALPVGIEPMAGPISTGLGEIYLWTVEAKDGAKKPDGTPYTSTDLREIQDWIIKPQLRNVPGVTEINSIGGYEKQYQVAPDPEKLSAYGLSLADVVKALELNNANVGAGYIERRGEQYLIRAPGQVRSMEDLRNVILSNSDGTPVRVRDVATVGIGQELRTGAATDNGREVVLGTVFMLIGENSRVVSQAVDKRMEEINRTLPAGVEAITVYDRTVLVDKAIATVKKNLLEGAVLVIVVLFLFLGNLRAALITALVIPLSMLFTFTGMVNQKVSANLMSLGALDFGIIVDGAVVIVENCVRRLAHAQAHHGRPLTLKERFDEVFAASQEARRPLLFGQVIIMIVYLPIFALTGVEGKMFHPMAMTVVIALLGAMILSITFIPAAVALFIGNKVAEKENRLMVWAKKGYEPLLERALGAKAVVATVAVIAVVLSGLLATRLGSEFIPSLNEGDFAVQALRIPGTSLTQSVAMQQQLERTLKAKFPEIKRVFARTGTAEIASDPMPPNISDAYVMLNPESDWPEPKRTRQEVMEAVQAEVGKIPGNAYEFSQPIQLRFNELVSGVRADVAVKVFGDDMDVLNETAREIEGVLKSIDGASEVNVEQTTGLPMLTVNIDREKTTRYGLNIADVQATVATAVGGQEAGTLFEGDRRFDIVVRLPERLRSDMEAIQRLPIALPPAVAAASSGAAAVTGVTPAGGSSNRVSFIPLSEVATLALAPGPNQVSREEGKRRIVVSANVRGRDLGSFVTEAEAALARQVKVPTGYWTTWGGQYQNLQSATQRLQIVVPVSLLLVFTLLFAMFGNLKDGLVVFTGIPFALTGGILALWLRDIPLSITAAVGFIALSGVAVLNGLVMISFVRHLREGGATLDQAVREGALTRLRPVLMTAMVASLGFVPMAIATGTGAEVQRPLATVVIGGILSSTALTLLVLPVLYRFAHRRDEDAEEEQPQGERINGAPLLPAHHPA, from the coding sequence ATGTTCGAACGCATCATTCGCTTTGCCATCGACCAGCGCTGGCTGGTCATGCTGGCTGTCTTCGCCATGGCGGCCCTGGGGGTCTACAACTACCAGAAGCTGCCCATCGACGCCGTGCCCGACATCACCAACGTGCAGGTGCAGATCAACACCGGCGCACCCGGCTACTCTCCCTTGGAAACGGAGCAGCGGGTTACGTTCCCGATCGAGACCGTGATGTCGGGCCTGCCCGGCCTGCTGCAGACGCGCTCGCTCTCGCGCTACGGCCTGTCGCAGGTGACGGTCGTGTTCAAGGACGGCACGGACGTCTACTTCGCGCGCCAGCTGGTCAACGAGCGCCTGCAGTCGGCCAAGGCGGCCTTGCCGGTGGGCATCGAACCCATGGCCGGACCCATTTCCACGGGCCTGGGGGAAATCTACCTGTGGACGGTCGAAGCCAAGGACGGTGCAAAGAAGCCTGATGGGACCCCGTACACGTCGACCGACCTGCGCGAGATCCAGGACTGGATCATCAAGCCGCAGTTGCGCAACGTTCCTGGCGTGACCGAGATCAACTCGATCGGCGGCTACGAGAAGCAGTACCAGGTGGCACCCGACCCCGAAAAGCTCTCCGCCTATGGCTTGTCGCTCGCCGACGTGGTCAAGGCCTTGGAACTGAACAACGCCAACGTCGGCGCCGGCTACATCGAGCGACGCGGCGAGCAGTACCTGATCCGCGCACCCGGCCAGGTGCGCAGCATGGAAGACCTGCGCAACGTGATCCTGTCGAACAGCGATGGCACGCCGGTGCGCGTGCGCGACGTTGCGACCGTGGGCATCGGGCAGGAGCTGCGCACCGGCGCGGCCACCGACAACGGCCGCGAGGTGGTGCTGGGCACGGTGTTCATGCTGATCGGCGAGAACAGCCGTGTTGTCTCGCAGGCCGTGGACAAGCGGATGGAGGAAATCAACCGCACGCTGCCTGCCGGGGTGGAAGCCATCACGGTGTACGACCGCACGGTGCTGGTGGACAAGGCCATCGCCACGGTGAAGAAGAACCTGCTCGAGGGCGCGGTGCTCGTGATCGTGGTGCTGTTCCTGTTCCTCGGGAATTTGCGCGCGGCACTGATCACCGCCTTGGTGATTCCGTTGTCGATGCTCTTCACCTTCACCGGCATGGTCAACCAGAAGGTGAGCGCCAACCTGATGAGCCTGGGCGCGCTCGACTTCGGGATCATCGTGGACGGCGCGGTGGTGATCGTAGAGAACTGCGTGCGGCGCCTGGCCCATGCGCAGGCCCATCACGGACGACCGCTCACCCTCAAGGAGCGGTTCGATGAAGTTTTTGCCGCGTCGCAGGAAGCGCGCCGCCCGCTCCTGTTCGGGCAGGTGATCATCATGATCGTCTACCTGCCCATCTTTGCCCTCACGGGGGTCGAAGGGAAGATGTTCCACCCGATGGCGATGACGGTGGTCATTGCCCTCCTGGGCGCGATGATCCTGTCGATCACCTTCATCCCGGCAGCGGTCGCCTTGTTCATCGGCAACAAGGTGGCCGAGAAAGAAAACCGCCTGATGGTGTGGGCCAAAAAGGGCTACGAGCCGCTGCTCGAACGCGCCCTGGGCGCCAAGGCGGTGGTCGCCACCGTCGCCGTCATCGCGGTCGTGCTCTCCGGCCTGCTCGCCACCCGGCTGGGCAGCGAGTTCATCCCCAGCCTGAACGAGGGCGACTTCGCCGTCCAGGCACTGCGCATCCCTGGCACCAGCCTGACCCAGTCGGTCGCCATGCAGCAGCAGCTCGAACGCACGCTGAAGGCCAAGTTCCCCGAGATCAAGCGCGTCTTCGCCCGCACCGGCACGGCGGAGATCGCTTCCGACCCGATGCCGCCGAACATCTCGGACGCCTACGTGATGCTCAACCCGGAGAGCGACTGGCCCGAGCCCAAACGGACGCGCCAGGAAGTGATGGAAGCGGTCCAAGCCGAGGTGGGAAAAATTCCTGGCAACGCCTACGAGTTCTCACAGCCCATTCAACTGCGTTTCAACGAACTGGTCTCCGGCGTGCGGGCGGACGTGGCAGTGAAGGTCTTCGGCGACGACATGGATGTGCTCAATGAGACCGCGCGCGAGATCGAAGGGGTGCTCAAGTCCATCGACGGTGCCTCCGAGGTCAACGTCGAGCAGACCACCGGACTGCCCATGCTCACAGTCAACATCGACCGCGAGAAGACGACCCGCTATGGTTTGAACATCGCCGACGTGCAGGCCACCGTCGCCACGGCCGTGGGCGGCCAGGAAGCCGGCACGCTGTTCGAGGGCGACCGGCGCTTCGACATCGTGGTGCGCCTGCCCGAGCGCCTGCGCAGCGACATGGAGGCCATCCAGCGCCTGCCCATCGCGCTGCCACCCGCTGTCGCCGCTGCATCCTCGGGCGCAGCCGCCGTCACGGGTGTCACACCGGCCGGTGGAAGCAGCAACCGGGTCAGTTTCATTCCGCTGTCCGAGGTGGCCACGCTCGCGCTCGCGCCCGGGCCCAACCAGGTCAGCCGCGAGGAAGGCAAGCGCCGCATCGTCGTGAGTGCCAATGTGCGCGGGCGTGACCTGGGCTCGTTCGTCACCGAGGCCGAGGCGGCCCTGGCGCGGCAGGTCAAGGTCCCCACCGGCTACTGGACCACCTGGGGTGGCCAGTACCAGAACCTGCAGTCCGCCACGCAGCGCCTGCAGATCGTGGTGCCGGTCTCGCTGCTGCTGGTCTTCACGCTGCTGTTCGCGATGTTCGGCAACCTCAAGGACGGCCTGGTCGTCTTCACCGGCATCCCGTTCGCGCTCACCGGCGGCATCCTGGCGCTGTGGCTGCGCGACATCCCGCTGTCGATCACGGCCGCCGTCGGCTTCATCGCGCTGTCGGGCGTGGCCGTGCTGAACGGGCTGGTGATGATCTCCTTCGTCCGCCACCTGCGCGAGGGCGGCGCCACGCTGGACCAAGCGGTCCGGGAAGGCGCGCTGACGCGGCTGCGGCCGGTGCTGATGACCGCGATGGTGGCCTCGCTGGGCTTCGTGCCGATGGCCATCGCCACGGGTACCGGCGCCGAGGTCCAGCGACCGCTGGCCACCGTGGTGATCGGCGGCATCCTGTCGTCGACCGCGCTGACGCTGCTGGTGCTGCCCGTGCTCTACCGGTTCGCGCACCGGCGCGACGAGGACGCCGAGGAAGAGCAACCGCAAGGCGAGCGCATCAATGGCGCGCCGCTCCTGCCGGCCCACCACCCCGCCTGA
- a CDS encoding TolC family protein — MPPLTLAGAIRTALDNNPEIQVARREIEAAQGERIQAGVFPNPTLTAQMEDPRRDSRTNTVLLSQPFELGGQRAARIEASERALDVARVQLEARQVALRASVTAAFFVTLTTQDRVALAQSSLELAARGSLAASNRVRAGKVSPLEETRARVAEAGVRLELVQAQGELQTQRQQLGALLGRPALDQTLDGNALTMPGLPSTQDVEARLPGAPASREAQLQVQRFAALANVERARRIPDITVTAGGQRDRTLGRNQAIVGISIPLPIFDTNRGNIAAAVSRRYQAEDQAAATALQLRSDAATARQRYANALAEVETLQRDILPGALTAFNAATTGFELGKFAFLDVLDAQRTLLLARAQYLRALAEAHRAVTDIDRLLGDPALSSGLSLSNP, encoded by the coding sequence GTGCCGCCGCTCACCCTCGCCGGTGCGATTCGCACCGCGCTCGACAACAACCCTGAGATCCAGGTCGCGCGCCGCGAGATCGAAGCGGCGCAGGGCGAACGCATCCAGGCGGGTGTGTTCCCCAACCCGACCTTGACGGCGCAGATGGAGGACCCTCGGCGTGACAGCCGTACCAACACGGTCTTGCTGAGCCAGCCGTTCGAGCTCGGCGGCCAGCGTGCTGCCCGCATCGAGGCGAGTGAACGCGCCCTCGATGTCGCCCGCGTGCAGTTGGAGGCCCGGCAGGTGGCCTTGCGCGCCAGCGTCACGGCGGCCTTCTTCGTCACCCTGACGACGCAGGACCGCGTCGCGCTCGCGCAGAGTTCGCTCGAACTTGCTGCGCGCGGCAGCCTAGCGGCGAGCAACCGCGTGCGCGCGGGCAAGGTCTCGCCGCTGGAGGAGACACGCGCTCGGGTGGCCGAAGCCGGCGTTCGCCTGGAGCTCGTCCAGGCACAAGGCGAACTCCAGACCCAACGGCAGCAGCTGGGCGCGTTGCTCGGACGCCCGGCTTTGGACCAGACGCTCGATGGCAACGCGTTGACGATGCCCGGCTTGCCGAGCACGCAGGATGTCGAGGCCCGCTTGCCCGGCGCACCGGCCAGCCGCGAGGCGCAATTGCAGGTGCAGCGCTTCGCCGCCTTGGCGAATGTCGAGCGTGCGCGACGCATCCCCGACATCACCGTGACCGCCGGCGGCCAACGCGACCGGACGCTCGGGCGCAACCAGGCCATCGTCGGCATCTCGATCCCGTTGCCGATCTTCGACACCAACCGCGGCAACATCGCCGCCGCGGTGAGCCGGCGCTACCAGGCCGAAGACCAGGCCGCCGCCACGGCGCTGCAGCTGCGCTCGGACGCCGCCACGGCGCGCCAGCGTTATGCCAACGCGCTGGCCGAGGTCGAGACCCTGCAAAGGGACATCCTGCCCGGTGCCCTGACCGCCTTCAACGCGGCGACCACCGGCTTCGAGCTGGGCAAGTTCGCCTTCCTCGACGTCCTGGACGCCCAGCGCACCCTGCTGCTGGCGCGCGCCCAGTACCTGCGCGCCCTGGCCGAAGCGCACCGCGCCGTCACCGACATCGACCGCCTGTTGGGCGATCCGGCCCTGTCCAGCGGCCTTTCCCTCTCCAATCCCTGA